In a genomic window of Pseudomonas mohnii:
- a CDS encoding DUF4258 domain-containing protein, which translates to MHATHHCKAHQAQSGIPLKMIDCVLANGTVDQDKFIIGTKEAKQRLADLENVKRLLMKIQDKGGVVVVAEGDALITTYNCTQRA; encoded by the coding sequence ATGCACGCCACTCACCACTGCAAAGCCCACCAAGCTCAGAGTGGCATTCCGCTCAAAATGATTGATTGCGTGCTTGCTAACGGCACTGTGGATCAGGACAAGTTCATCATCGGTACCAAGGAAGCCAAGCAACGCCTGGCTGATTTAGAGAACGTAAAGCGCTTACTGATGAAGATCCAAGATAAGGGAGGTGTCGTGGTAGTGGCGGAAGGAGATGCGCTGATTACCACCTACAACTGCACACAACGCGCCTAA
- a CDS encoding TnsA endonuclease N-terminal domain-containing protein, translated as MIRDTDSPTFARDVARRVRRGRRALVLKSMKSKGGDLRVESALERDIGLMLDIDPRVTELAAQPFTLELQSNTVLPSRQHYRPRPGVKPRFYTPDFLCRLDDGSVLAIEAKHSRFLEAFEAKREAIENCLNSYGIGFMLVLDTAVSPTVMQALPSLHLLRAGYLEPLRATAEREISALLNSATCWSVEELALRLTSGRVGVLAGLLAGLLSADFSKSLFSPTSEVHAAYGDLSHFQLLQVRP; from the coding sequence ATGATCCGAGATACCGATAGTCCAACTTTCGCCAGAGATGTTGCCCGCAGAGTTCGGCGCGGCCGACGTGCACTTGTGCTCAAGTCCATGAAGAGTAAGGGTGGCGATTTGCGCGTTGAGAGCGCGCTTGAACGCGACATTGGCCTGATGCTGGATATTGATCCACGTGTAACCGAACTTGCCGCGCAACCCTTCACGCTCGAATTGCAGAGCAACACCGTACTGCCTTCTCGCCAGCATTATCGCCCACGGCCAGGCGTCAAACCGCGCTTCTACACCCCCGATTTCCTGTGTCGGCTGGATGATGGAAGCGTATTGGCCATTGAGGCCAAGCACTCTCGATTCCTCGAAGCGTTCGAAGCTAAGCGTGAGGCGATCGAGAACTGCCTGAATTCGTACGGTATTGGCTTCATGCTCGTGTTGGACACCGCCGTTTCTCCTACGGTCATGCAGGCGCTGCCTAGCCTGCACTTGCTCCGAGCGGGCTATCTTGAGCCACTTCGTGCCACAGCGGAGAGAGAGATCAGCGCCCTGCTCAACTCCGCAACCTGCTGGTCGGTTGAGGAGCTTGCCCTGCGCTTGACGTCTGGCCGCGTCGGCGTGCTTGCGGGCCTTCTGGCGGGCCTGTTGAGCGCCGACTTTTCCAAATCGCTCTTCTCGCCCACCAGCGAGGTGCACGCGGCCTATGGCGATCTGTCGCACTTTCAGCTTTTGCAGGTGCGCCCATGA
- a CDS encoding N-6 DNA methylase: MTRDEQIFNTLVGGATAFPAADATLLALQITAWARLSRLGQLPADLSLSSQRELSPNAQADNFRRVQPLISPQLGHTLAKTEPTLSQPLPRLIEQAMRLEEQGQLREWNADDVLYWSSDRNLAHSAYDPSLARFLVSLATSDSPAQVYLPWENSGQLAARCIRKNIDCWTESSAPVAAELVLAQLNGARPDVHRNDPVLMPTLTEQGQLKTFPVSLCILEHGRRYTATDVEHDPHARFPEKTQSSIVLNLRHLLAQTSGKIIAVVPNSVLFNAGAERLLRADLLQKRMIHSVIALPGGLFAGSAAAASVLILDTVTPSNTIRFVKVTDEFTASAPKKRTELVRLPELLRTVRDRDNNAMAVKMAVNDIPRDECNLEVSRYLLDEQTHKLDVLLATQPTTNLLDHFEIVRARQYATTLQGVPVKEIQAADLPDYGHVQGASKDSLFDLSTPKALSYFIQRHDVLLCIKGAVGKVGIVNSAPDSAAGGWVAGQSLVILRARSPGKYDPGALMVYLRSPIGQAQLSRLVVGSSTPTLQGSALKELVIPMLNIVQQGMASEALEEESAVQGEIDRLRQKQSQIASALWSL; this comes from the coding sequence ATGACCCGGGACGAGCAAATTTTCAACACATTGGTCGGCGGAGCTACGGCGTTCCCGGCGGCCGACGCGACCCTACTGGCTCTGCAAATCACGGCATGGGCGCGTTTGTCGCGGCTCGGTCAATTGCCCGCCGATCTCAGCTTGTCCAGTCAACGTGAGCTGTCCCCGAACGCGCAAGCAGACAACTTCAGACGTGTGCAACCGTTGATTTCCCCGCAACTGGGTCACACGCTTGCGAAGACCGAACCCACGCTCTCACAGCCCCTGCCGCGGCTGATCGAACAGGCCATGCGGCTGGAGGAGCAAGGGCAGCTGCGCGAGTGGAATGCGGATGATGTGCTGTACTGGTCGTCCGATCGGAACTTGGCACACAGCGCTTACGACCCCAGTCTTGCCAGGTTCCTGGTTTCACTCGCGACCTCAGACTCACCGGCCCAGGTCTACCTACCGTGGGAAAATTCCGGCCAACTGGCGGCGCGCTGTATCCGGAAAAACATTGATTGCTGGACGGAATCCTCCGCGCCAGTGGCGGCAGAACTGGTGCTGGCACAATTGAATGGTGCGCGTCCTGATGTTCACCGGAACGACCCCGTGTTAATGCCCACCTTGACTGAGCAGGGCCAACTCAAAACTTTCCCGGTCAGCCTGTGCATCCTCGAACACGGACGGCGTTACACCGCCACGGATGTGGAACATGATCCACACGCGCGATTTCCGGAAAAGACGCAGTCGAGCATTGTGTTGAACTTGCGGCATCTCCTCGCGCAGACCAGTGGCAAAATCATTGCGGTCGTTCCCAACAGTGTGCTCTTCAATGCGGGCGCTGAACGGTTGCTTCGAGCTGATTTGCTTCAGAAGCGCATGATCCACTCGGTCATTGCTTTGCCGGGCGGGTTGTTTGCCGGATCTGCCGCCGCCGCTTCAGTGCTGATTCTCGATACCGTGACACCGTCCAACACCATTCGATTCGTGAAAGTAACGGATGAGTTCACGGCCAGCGCGCCTAAAAAACGCACTGAGCTGGTCAGACTGCCGGAGCTGCTGCGAACGGTGAGAGATCGCGACAACAATGCCATGGCAGTGAAAATGGCCGTCAACGACATTCCACGGGACGAATGCAACCTGGAAGTGAGTCGCTACTTACTTGACGAGCAGACGCACAAACTGGACGTCCTGCTGGCCACTCAACCCACGACCAATTTGCTCGATCATTTCGAAATCGTTCGCGCCCGCCAGTACGCCACGACCCTACAAGGCGTACCGGTCAAAGAAATTCAGGCGGCGGATCTTCCGGACTACGGCCATGTGCAGGGTGCCAGCAAAGACTCATTGTTCGATCTGAGCACGCCTAAAGCATTGAGCTATTTTATTCAGCGCCACGACGTTCTGCTCTGCATCAAAGGCGCGGTGGGGAAGGTCGGCATCGTGAACTCCGCACCGGACAGCGCTGCCGGAGGCTGGGTCGCCGGCCAGTCGCTGGTTATTTTGCGCGCGCGATCCCCGGGAAAGTACGATCCTGGGGCGCTGATGGTCTACTTACGCTCGCCCATAGGACAAGCCCAACTCAGCCGACTGGTAGTGGGTAGTAGCACGCCCACCCTTCAGGGTTCGGCGCTTAAAGAATTGGTAATCCCGATGCTGAACATCGTGCAACAGGGCATGGCCAGCGAAGCGCTGGAGGAAGAGTCGGCCGTGCAAGGGGAGATTGACCGATTGCGTCAGAAGCAATCGCAAATCGCCTCGGCGCTTTGGTCGCTGTGA